A single Brevundimonas sp. M20 DNA region contains:
- a CDS encoding von Willebrand factor type A domain-containing protein, whose protein sequence is MTDRPLKSAVVVAMSALMTIGAAPAPINAPQRNLARDGEVSAAACAEVGITLRTPDRPVAAPPRLQVRPAPTPPPPAAEATQIDEVVVTGARVQRDPTTSPTPLITVTREELMTTGQSTVVDYLATVPAASNSVVPGAPPPAVHADTERYPDARPNPVHRVADQPVSTFSIDVDTASYSNTRRFINEGRTPPADAVRVEELVNYFDYGYARPRSAREPFAVTTVVAASPWSPGRQIVHVGLQGYELPDAERRPLNLTFLVDVSGSMGSQDKLDLAQKSMNLIIDRLRPQDHVAVTYYAEGAGTTLAPTPGDQKLKLRCAVASLYASGGTAGATGMTNAYDQAQVSFARDKVNRILMFTDGDFNVGQTNNQRLEDYVAARRETGIYLSVYGFGRGNYQDERMQTIAQAGNGTAAYVDGLNEARRLFGPMFDRGAFPIADDVKIQVEFNPARVAEYRLIGYETRLLNEADFNNDRVDAGEVGSGASVTALYEITPVGGPSQIPERRYDQNRVGVGGGDASGELGFVQVRYKLPGQDRSRLIQQVVSNRGRSAASAQPPESTRWAIAVAAFGQRLRGDPWMPAHYGWNEIVEQAQGARGQDPWGDRAEFVQLVRAAQGLPTGQAAP, encoded by the coding sequence ATGACCGACCGTCCGTTGAAGTCCGCCGTCGTCGTGGCGATGAGCGCCCTGATGACCATCGGCGCCGCACCCGCGCCGATCAACGCCCCGCAACGAAATCTCGCCCGGGACGGCGAGGTGTCCGCCGCCGCCTGCGCCGAGGTCGGCATTACGCTGCGAACGCCGGACAGACCGGTGGCCGCGCCGCCTCGTCTGCAGGTGCGCCCGGCGCCGACGCCCCCTCCCCCCGCCGCGGAGGCCACCCAGATCGATGAAGTCGTCGTCACCGGAGCGCGTGTGCAGCGCGATCCGACCACGTCGCCCACGCCCTTGATAACCGTCACCAGAGAGGAACTGATGACGACGGGCCAGAGCACCGTCGTCGACTATCTGGCCACTGTGCCGGCCGCCTCAAACTCGGTCGTTCCGGGCGCGCCGCCGCCCGCTGTCCATGCCGACACCGAGCGCTATCCCGACGCACGCCCCAATCCGGTCCACCGGGTCGCTGACCAGCCGGTCTCGACCTTCTCCATCGACGTGGACACCGCCAGCTATTCGAACACCCGCCGCTTCATCAACGAAGGCCGCACGCCGCCCGCCGATGCGGTCCGGGTCGAGGAGCTGGTCAATTATTTCGACTATGGCTACGCCCGTCCCCGCTCGGCGCGGGAGCCGTTCGCGGTCACGACGGTGGTCGCTGCCTCGCCCTGGTCGCCGGGGCGTCAGATCGTGCATGTCGGGCTACAGGGTTATGAGTTGCCCGACGCCGAGCGTCGGCCGCTGAACCTGACCTTCCTGGTGGACGTCTCCGGCTCGATGGGCAGTCAGGACAAGCTGGATCTGGCGCAAAAGTCGATGAACCTGATCATCGACCGGCTGCGTCCGCAGGACCACGTCGCCGTCACCTACTACGCCGAAGGCGCCGGTACGACCCTGGCCCCGACGCCGGGCGACCAGAAGCTGAAACTGCGCTGCGCGGTCGCCAGCCTTTACGCCTCGGGCGGCACCGCCGGGGCGACCGGCATGACCAACGCCTACGATCAGGCCCAGGTCAGTTTCGCCCGGGACAAGGTCAACCGCATCCTGATGTTCACGGACGGCGACTTCAACGTCGGCCAGACGAACAACCAGCGTCTTGAGGACTACGTCGCCGCCAGGCGCGAGACCGGCATCTACCTGTCCGTCTACGGCTTCGGACGGGGCAACTACCAGGACGAACGGATGCAGACCATCGCACAGGCCGGGAACGGCACGGCGGCCTACGTCGATGGTCTGAACGAGGCGCGCCGCCTGTTCGGGCCGATGTTCGACCGGGGCGCCTTCCCCATCGCCGACGATGTGAAGATCCAGGTCGAGTTCAACCCCGCCCGCGTCGCCGAGTACCGCCTGATCGGCTACGAGACCCGCCTGCTGAACGAGGCCGACTTCAATAATGACCGCGTGGATGCGGGCGAGGTCGGGTCCGGCGCCTCGGTCACGGCCCTGTATGAAATCACCCCGGTCGGAGGCCCGAGCCAGATCCCCGAGCGCCGCTACGACCAGAACCGGGTCGGTGTCGGCGGCGGTGATGCATCGGGTGAGCTCGGCTTCGTACAGGTGCGCTACAAACTGCCCGGACAGGATCGTTCGCGCCTGATCCAGCAGGTGGTGTCGAACCGCGGGCGATCGGCCGCCTCGGCCCAGCCGCCGGAGAGCACCCGCTGGGCCATCGCGGTCGCGGCCTTCGGCCAGCGCCTGCGCGGCGACCCGTGGATGCCCGCCCACTATGGCTGGAACGAGATCGTGGAACAGGCGCAAGGCGCGCGTGGGCAGGACCCCTGGGGCGACCGGGCCGAGTTCGTGCAACTGGTCCGCGCCGCACAGGGTCTGCCGACCGGGCAGGCGGCGCCGTAG
- a CDS encoding winged helix-turn-helix domain-containing protein, which yields MTETISLRTARRIALAAQGFGRLRPGSPGRSHVRDLVRKLGVVQIDSVNVVTRTHYLPGFSRLGHYPREALEAEAWGPKRSLFEYWGHEASLMPMELQPLFRWRMQRAQEGAMWTGIARFGRERRDYIDGVLVEIQRRGPVTGGDFASGPRGQPGWWEWSDGKRALEWLFWAGMITTKTRNGFERVYDLTERALPARIIDLPTPDEADAQRELVRIAARALGVATEADLRDWFRMPVAETKARIAELVEAGELTPVQVKGWRQIAYLAPDARTPRKVTGQALLSPFDNLIWARDRTERLFGVRVRLEIYTPAHKREHGYYVLPFLEDEAITARVDLKSDRKAGVLLVQAAWREPDTTPDTPMRLATELKLMAGWLGLDRVKVVGKGDLAEALESAL from the coding sequence GTGACCGAAACGATCAGCCTCAGGACCGCCCGCCGCATCGCCCTGGCCGCGCAAGGTTTCGGACGGCTTCGTCCCGGTTCGCCGGGGCGGAGCCATGTCCGCGATCTCGTCCGCAAGCTGGGCGTGGTGCAGATCGACAGCGTCAATGTGGTGACGCGCACCCACTACCTGCCCGGCTTCTCACGCCTCGGACACTATCCGCGCGAGGCGCTGGAGGCCGAGGCCTGGGGGCCGAAGCGCAGCCTGTTCGAGTACTGGGGCCATGAGGCCTCGCTGATGCCGATGGAGCTTCAGCCCCTGTTCCGCTGGCGGATGCAGCGGGCGCAGGAGGGCGCGATGTGGACCGGCATCGCCCGCTTCGGACGCGAGCGACGGGACTATATCGACGGGGTGCTGGTCGAGATCCAACGGCGCGGGCCGGTCACCGGCGGCGACTTCGCGAGCGGCCCACGCGGACAACCGGGCTGGTGGGAGTGGTCGGACGGCAAGCGGGCGCTGGAGTGGTTGTTCTGGGCCGGGATGATCACGACCAAGACCCGCAATGGCTTCGAGCGGGTCTATGACCTGACCGAACGCGCCCTGCCCGCTCGCATCATCGACCTGCCGACACCGGACGAGGCGGACGCCCAGCGCGAGCTGGTGCGTATCGCGGCGCGGGCGCTGGGGGTGGCGACCGAAGCGGACCTGCGCGACTGGTTCCGAATGCCGGTGGCCGAGACGAAGGCCCGGATCGCCGAACTGGTCGAGGCGGGCGAATTGACCCCGGTGCAGGTGAAGGGCTGGCGGCAGATCGCGTATCTGGCCCCCGACGCCAGGACGCCGCGCAAGGTGACGGGACAGGCCCTGCTGTCGCCGTTCGACAACCTGATCTGGGCGCGCGACCGCACCGAGCGGCTGTTCGGCGTGCGGGTGCGGCTGGAGATATACACCCCCGCCCACAAGCGCGAGCACGGGTACTATGTCCTGCCTTTCCTTGAGGACGAGGCGATCACCGCGCGGGTCGATCTGAAGTCCGACCGCAAGGCCGGGGTGCTGCTGGTGCAGGCCGCCTGGCGCGAGCCGGACACCACCCCTGACACCCCCATGCGCCTTGCGACTGAACTGAAGTTGATGGCCGGCTGGCTGGGGCTGGACCGCGTGAAGGTCGTCGGCAAGGGCGATCTGGCGGAGGCCCTGGAGAGCGCGCTCTGA
- a CDS encoding TetR/AcrR family transcriptional regulator, whose product MERPLRKDAADRRAALLGAARAVFAEEGIDAPLDRIAERAGVGRATLYRNFPGRTEIALAVLLDDVAELGELFSRPTEPDAFLDFLTDLSGRLVRNTALGGVVRASPSPDILAPLRQAMVRAAMPSLKLSQTEGIVRPDLKASDIRVLAAMLGGGIHNAKPAERNAIARRTLELVLDAVRAPAGGGA is encoded by the coding sequence ATGGAACGTCCCCTCAGAAAAGACGCCGCGGATCGACGCGCCGCGTTGCTGGGCGCCGCCCGCGCGGTGTTCGCCGAGGAAGGCATCGACGCCCCGCTGGATCGCATCGCCGAACGGGCGGGCGTCGGGCGGGCGACCCTTTACCGGAACTTCCCCGGCCGGACCGAGATCGCCTTGGCGGTGCTGCTGGATGACGTGGCCGAACTGGGCGAGCTGTTCTCGCGGCCGACCGAACCCGACGCCTTCCTCGACTTCCTGACCGACCTGTCCGGACGACTGGTGCGCAACACGGCGCTGGGCGGGGTGGTGCGGGCCTCGCCATCCCCGGACATTCTGGCACCCCTGCGTCAGGCCATGGTCAGGGCGGCCATGCCTTCGCTCAAGCTGTCGCAGACCGAAGGGATCGTTCGCCCTGATCTGAAAGCCTCCGACATCCGGGTTCTGGCCGCCATGCTGGGCGGCGGCATTCACAACGCAAAGCCCGCCGAACGGAACGCCATCGCCCGACGAACGCTGGAGCTTGTGCTGGACGCGGTGAGGGCGCCCGCGGGAGGCGGGGCATGA
- a CDS encoding MFS transporter has protein sequence MSRQNFNLPWAEYVQTLKPHERPMFPGSPATPDHTLPYRLAYFTVGMLVTATGGIGAAMVTANTQQLAGALGVTTTEAAWLPVVFVMTNACMNLLLVKFRMQYGLRLFAQIFLIAYALIGFGALFFEDYQSTLIVRAFAGMASAALTTLGVLYTIQAFPAAHRLKGLVLAIGASTLAVPAVRIFSNHLVDLSEWRGFHVFELGLSLLSLAAVFALKAPPSERFRAFEKLDFLTFALFAPGIALLCAVLGLGRIVWWTEAAWVGWALVGSIVLLTTAVVIEYNRKTPLINLKWMAGPDIVRLALIIVGIRVVLSEQTYGAVGLLTQMGLGPDQMHGLFLLILIATVAGSLTSAFTMNPAKLYKPIAIALAMIAVGAYLDSHATVLTRPAQLYFSQTLLAFAAAFFIGPAMMSGVVQVLQKGAHNFVSFIVIFGIGQNVGGLLGSAVVGTLQTVREKFHSSQLTEQINLGDPDVTQRLQQLSGAYARVIGDPALRTAEGQVLLQQQISQQAHVLAYNDVFLLIAVFAAIGCLWVTFHHFRPRIAARRAARQAASVDAASAAAAID, from the coding sequence ATGAGCCGTCAGAACTTCAACCTGCCCTGGGCGGAGTACGTCCAGACACTGAAGCCGCACGAGCGGCCGATGTTCCCCGGCTCGCCCGCCACGCCGGATCACACCCTCCCCTATCGCCTGGCCTATTTCACCGTCGGCATGCTGGTCACCGCGACCGGCGGCATCGGCGCGGCCATGGTCACGGCCAACACCCAACAGCTGGCCGGCGCGCTCGGCGTCACCACAACCGAGGCCGCGTGGCTGCCGGTGGTGTTCGTGATGACGAACGCCTGCATGAACCTGCTGCTGGTCAAGTTCCGCATGCAGTACGGCTTGCGGCTGTTCGCCCAGATTTTCCTGATCGCCTATGCGCTGATCGGGTTCGGCGCCCTGTTCTTCGAGGACTACCAATCGACGCTGATCGTCCGGGCCTTCGCGGGCATGGCGTCCGCGGCGCTGACCACGCTGGGCGTCCTCTACACCATTCAGGCCTTCCCGGCGGCGCACCGGTTGAAGGGGCTGGTGCTGGCTATCGGCGCATCGACGCTGGCCGTGCCCGCCGTTCGCATCTTCTCCAACCATCTGGTCGACCTGTCCGAGTGGCGCGGTTTTCACGTCTTCGAACTGGGCCTGTCCCTGTTGTCGCTCGCCGCCGTGTTCGCGCTGAAGGCGCCGCCGTCGGAGCGGTTCAGGGCGTTCGAGAAGCTGGACTTCCTGACCTTCGCCCTGTTCGCGCCGGGGATCGCCCTGTTGTGCGCGGTGCTTGGGCTGGGCCGGATCGTCTGGTGGACCGAAGCGGCCTGGGTCGGCTGGGCGCTGGTCGGCTCCATCGTCCTGCTGACCACCGCCGTGGTCATCGAATACAATCGCAAGACCCCGCTGATCAATCTCAAGTGGATGGCCGGGCCGGACATCGTCCGACTGGCGCTCATCATCGTCGGCATACGGGTGGTGTTGTCGGAGCAGACCTATGGCGCGGTCGGCCTGCTGACCCAGATGGGTCTGGGCCCCGACCAGATGCACGGCCTGTTCCTGCTCATCCTGATCGCCACCGTGGCGGGATCACTGACCAGCGCCTTCACCATGAACCCGGCCAAGCTCTACAAGCCTATCGCCATCGCGCTCGCCATGATCGCGGTCGGGGCCTATCTCGACTCGCATGCGACGGTGCTGACGCGGCCGGCCCAGCTCTATTTCAGCCAGACCCTGCTGGCTTTCGCCGCCGCCTTCTTCATCGGTCCGGCCATGATGAGCGGCGTGGTGCAGGTGCTGCAGAAGGGCGCCCATAACTTCGTCAGCTTCATCGTCATCTTCGGCATCGGCCAGAACGTCGGCGGACTGCTGGGGTCGGCCGTGGTCGGCACGCTCCAGACCGTGCGCGAAAAATTCCACTCCAGCCAGCTGACGGAACAGATCAACCTTGGCGACCCCGACGTCACCCAGCGTCTGCAGCAACTGTCCGGCGCCTATGCCCGGGTGATCGGCGACCCCGCCCTGCGCACCGCCGAAGGCCAGGTCCTGCTGCAACAGCAGATCAGCCAGCAGGCCCATGTGCTGGCCTACAACGACGTCTTCCTGCTGATCGCGGTCTTCGCCGCCATCGGCTGCCTGTGGGTGACCTTCCATCATTTCAGACCCCGCATCGCCGCCCGTCGCGCCGCGCGACAGGCCGCGAGCGTCGACGCCGCATCGGCCGCCGCCGCCATCGACTGA
- a CDS encoding HlyD family secretion protein, translating into MTDTTAPSPAPQPAAQPAPPPPATAPVEPPKKRVLISVLLIAIAVAGVLLVLWAWRLPPFTSGVQHTDNAYVRGQVTVIAPQVTGYVTSVEVQDFQTVTQGQLLATVDDRIYRQRLEQARAQLHAAEAALANSTQTRNSARGSVAQSNANIAAARAAVAKAQADHNRARTLFEGGWVAQAQVDVTRTALQAAQAQLAAAQAATGIAETGVTSAIVSRGSLEAAVENARAAVHLAEIDLSNTRILAPRDGRLGEITVRQGQQVAVGAQLMALVPDRIWVTANYKENQLRDIRVGQPVELSVDALGGRTLTGKVEQIAPATGSEFSVIRPDNATGNFTKVAQRVPVRIALDPGQDGLDRLRPGLSVVARVDTRAGR; encoded by the coding sequence ATGACCGACACCACCGCCCCCTCTCCCGCCCCGCAACCGGCGGCCCAACCGGCCCCGCCGCCTCCGGCCACCGCCCCGGTCGAACCGCCGAAGAAGCGCGTTCTGATCAGCGTCCTGCTGATCGCCATCGCGGTGGCCGGGGTGCTGCTGGTGCTGTGGGCTTGGCGACTGCCGCCGTTCACCTCGGGCGTCCAGCACACCGACAATGCCTATGTGCGTGGGCAGGTGACGGTGATCGCCCCGCAGGTGACCGGCTATGTGACCTCGGTCGAGGTGCAGGACTTCCAGACGGTGACGCAGGGCCAGCTTCTGGCCACGGTGGATGACCGAATCTATCGCCAGCGTCTGGAGCAGGCGCGGGCCCAACTTCACGCGGCAGAGGCCGCGCTGGCCAACTCGACCCAGACCCGGAACTCGGCCCGCGGCTCCGTCGCCCAGAGCAATGCCAACATCGCCGCCGCCCGCGCCGCCGTCGCCAAGGCGCAGGCCGACCACAACCGCGCCCGCACCCTGTTCGAGGGCGGCTGGGTCGCGCAGGCGCAGGTGGACGTGACCCGCACCGCCCTTCAGGCCGCGCAGGCCCAGTTGGCGGCGGCGCAGGCCGCCACCGGCATCGCCGAGACCGGCGTGACCTCGGCCATCGTCAGCAGGGGCTCGCTGGAGGCGGCGGTCGAGAACGCCCGCGCCGCCGTGCATCTGGCCGAGATCGACCTGTCCAACACGCGTATCCTCGCGCCGCGCGACGGTCGTCTGGGCGAGATCACCGTGCGGCAGGGCCAGCAGGTCGCCGTCGGCGCCCAGCTGATGGCGCTGGTCCCGGACCGCATCTGGGTGACGGCGAACTACAAGGAGAACCAGCTGCGCGACATCCGTGTCGGCCAGCCGGTCGAACTGTCGGTCGATGCGCTGGGCGGCCGCACCCTGACGGGCAAGGTCGAACAGATCGCCCCCGCGACAGGTTCGGAGTTCAGCGTCATCCGCCCCGACAACGCCACCGGCAACTTCACCAAGGTGGCGCAGCGGGTGCCGGTGCGGATCGCGCTTGATCCCGGTCAGGACGGGCTGGACCGTCTGCGCCCCGGCCTGTCGGTGGTGGCGCGGGTGGATACCCGGGCCGGCCGATAA
- a CDS encoding aldehyde dehydrogenase family protein, producing MTAANEAKAILKRLGVDDAVWTGHLPTRSPIDGSTAGSVVETPHLDDVVARSVDAFRAWKRVPAPRRGELVRLFGEELRASKDDLARLVTLEAGKIVSEGLGEVQEMIDICDFAVGLSRQLYGLTLASERPGHHMRETYQPLGPVLVISAFNFPVAVWAWNACLAMVCGDPVIWKPSEKTPLTALGTQAVFERALARFADAPDGLSQLVIGGREAGEALAADARIPLVSATGSTRMGKAVAQTVAARLGRSLLELGGNNAMVVTPSADLDMAVRAVAFSAVGTAGQRCTTLRRLLVHESVADALIARLKAAYETLPIGDPREAGTLVGPLIDIPAAEAFEAALEQAVQQGGEIITGGGRVGAGGVYVKPAIVRMPAQTAVVEHETFAPILYVLSWTDFNQAVDLQNAVPQGLSSCVFTDSVREAEQFLSAWGSDCGIANVNIGPSGAEIGGAFGGEKDTGGGRESGSDAWKAYMRRQTQTVNFSSALPLAQGVKFDV from the coding sequence ATGACGGCGGCGAACGAGGCGAAGGCCATCCTTAAGCGACTGGGCGTGGACGATGCGGTCTGGACCGGCCATCTGCCGACCCGCTCGCCCATCGACGGATCGACCGCCGGATCGGTCGTCGAGACGCCGCATCTGGATGACGTCGTCGCTCGCTCGGTCGACGCCTTCCGCGCATGGAAGCGTGTCCCGGCCCCGCGCCGTGGAGAGCTGGTCCGCCTGTTCGGCGAGGAGCTGCGGGCGTCGAAAGACGACCTCGCCCGACTGGTGACGCTTGAAGCCGGGAAGATCGTGTCCGAGGGCCTCGGCGAGGTTCAGGAGATGATCGACATCTGCGACTTCGCCGTCGGCCTGTCCCGTCAGCTGTACGGCCTGACGCTGGCCAGCGAACGGCCGGGCCACCACATGCGCGAGACGTATCAGCCGCTGGGCCCGGTGCTGGTCATCTCGGCGTTCAACTTCCCGGTCGCGGTGTGGGCGTGGAACGCCTGTCTGGCGATGGTCTGCGGCGACCCCGTGATCTGGAAGCCATCGGAGAAGACGCCGCTGACGGCGTTGGGTACGCAGGCGGTGTTCGAGCGGGCGCTGGCCCGGTTCGCGGATGCGCCCGACGGTCTGTCACAACTGGTCATCGGCGGGCGCGAGGCAGGCGAAGCGCTGGCCGCCGACGCCCGCATCCCGCTGGTTTCGGCCACCGGTTCGACCCGTATGGGCAAGGCGGTGGCGCAGACGGTAGCGGCGCGTCTGGGCCGCTCGCTGCTGGAACTGGGCGGCAACAACGCCATGGTCGTGACGCCGAGCGCGGACCTCGACATGGCCGTGCGCGCGGTCGCCTTCTCGGCGGTCGGTACGGCGGGCCAGCGCTGCACCACCCTGCGCCGTCTGCTGGTGCATGAAAGCGTGGCCGATGCGCTGATCGCCCGGCTGAAAGCCGCCTACGAGACCCTGCCCATCGGCGATCCGCGCGAGGCCGGGACGCTGGTCGGTCCGCTGATCGACATCCCTGCCGCCGAAGCTTTCGAGGCAGCGCTGGAACAGGCCGTGCAGCAGGGCGGCGAGATCATCACCGGCGGCGGTCGGGTCGGGGCCGGGGGCGTTTACGTCAAGCCCGCCATCGTCCGCATGCCCGCCCAGACGGCGGTGGTCGAGCACGAGACCTTCGCTCCGATCCTCTATGTTCTGAGCTGGACGGACTTTAATCAGGCGGTCGATCTTCAGAACGCCGTGCCGCAGGGCCTGTCCTCCTGTGTCTTCACCGACAGCGTGCGAGAGGCCGAGCAATTCCTGTCGGCCTGGGGCTCGGACTGCGGCATCGCCAACGTCAACATCGGCCCCTCGGGCGCCGAGATCGGCGGGGCCTTCGGCGGCGAGAAGGACACCGGCGGCGGTCGTGAGTCCGGCTCGGATGCGTGGAAGGCCTATATGCGTCGCCAGACCCAGACGGTGAATTTCAGCTCCGCTCTGCCGTTGGCTCAGGGCGTGAAGTTCGACGTCTAG
- a CDS encoding CBS domain-containing protein encodes MKVRDLMSKDVQVARPGDTLQEVARRMHDGGFGFMPVADGDALIGTITDRDIVVRAVSSGVPTTAPVVEFISRDPYTAQDDDDLKTVLDAMSQRQIRRLPVLDKNRRLVGVVSLGDLSTRVKEKYAGEALEDISRN; translated from the coding sequence ATGAAGGTTCGCGATCTGATGAGCAAGGACGTGCAGGTGGCTCGCCCCGGCGACACCCTGCAGGAGGTCGCCCGGCGTATGCACGACGGCGGCTTCGGCTTCATGCCCGTGGCCGACGGCGACGCCCTGATCGGCACGATCACCGACCGCGACATCGTCGTGCGGGCGGTCTCCAGCGGGGTTCCGACCACCGCGCCGGTCGTGGAGTTCATCTCCCGTGATCCCTATACCGCGCAGGACGACGACGATCTGAAAACCGTTCTGGACGCCATGAGCCAGCGCCAGATCCGCCGCCTGCCTGTTCTGGACAAGAACAGGCGTCTGGTGGGCGTGGTGTCGCTCGGCGACCTGTCGACGCGGGTTAAGGAAAAGTACGCCGGCGAGGCCCTGGAAGACATCTCGCGCAACTGA